One window from the genome of Candidatus Limnocylindrales bacterium encodes:
- a CDS encoding glucose 1-dehydrogenase: MHRLEGKVALVTGSGSGIGRAMAALFATEGAHVVVCGDREPSLVETVSEIVGRGGSAESHLCDVTDEAAMARLILDTAGRRGRLDILVNNAFRMTAAPITAMSTAAWKDSFSVALDAVFYATRTAMPIMFEQGGGVILNISSTAGHAALHSLAGYSSAKAALESFTRVSAIEGAPGGVRVNALAPGCIATPGTLAAFPTETARRAMFRLIPLGRFGEPDEIAKAALFLVSDDSSFVTGACLVADGGQRASLGAPAIEEGFVH; the protein is encoded by the coding sequence ATGCACAGGCTCGAAGGGAAAGTGGCGCTGGTAACGGGCTCCGGTTCGGGAATCGGACGGGCAATGGCCGCTCTTTTTGCCACCGAAGGAGCGCACGTCGTCGTCTGCGGCGACCGCGAGCCGTCGCTGGTCGAGACGGTGTCCGAAATCGTCGGGCGCGGCGGGAGCGCCGAAAGCCACCTCTGCGATGTCACCGACGAAGCCGCGATGGCCAGGCTCATCCTGGACACGGCCGGGCGGCGCGGACGGCTCGACATCCTCGTCAACAATGCGTTCCGCATGACGGCCGCGCCGATCACGGCAATGTCGACGGCCGCATGGAAGGACAGTTTCAGCGTAGCGCTGGATGCGGTGTTCTATGCGACGCGTACGGCGATGCCGATCATGTTCGAGCAGGGCGGCGGCGTCATCCTCAACATCTCGTCGACTGCCGGGCACGCGGCCCTGCATTCGCTCGCCGGTTACAGCTCGGCCAAGGCTGCGCTCGAGAGCTTCACGCGCGTTTCCGCAATCGAAGGGGCGCCAGGTGGCGTGCGCGTCAATGCGCTTGCGCCCGGATGCATCGCCACGCCCGGCACGCTGGCTGCGTTTCCGACCGAGACCGCGCGGCGCGCGATGTTCCGATTGATTCCGCTCGGACGCTTCGGCGAGCCCGACGAGATCGCGAAGGCTGCGCTATTCCTCGTCAGCGACGACTCTTCGTTCGTAACCGGAGCCTGCCTCGTCGCCGACGGAGGCCAGCGCGCATCGCTTGGTGCGCCGGCCATCGAAGAAGGCTTCGTGCACTGA
- a CDS encoding nitroreductase family protein: protein MDVLEAIRTCRAMRHFRPDPVPDALIREILEAGICAPSPGNSQGWDFVVVRELPLRHELAGMLCEGVRPLLPPASAVSDPSKRRLLESAHHLVDHALDVPVWVLVCGRPVYPASAPSVDWIASAVYPAAQNILIAARGLGLGATFTTWHMPSEAAVRSLLAIPDDARIAVTIPIGWPARAFGPVRRKPLDDVAHWERW, encoded by the coding sequence TTGGACGTTCTCGAAGCCATACGAACCTGCCGCGCGATGCGGCACTTCCGCCCCGATCCGGTTCCCGACGCGCTGATTCGTGAAATCCTCGAGGCGGGCATCTGCGCGCCCAGCCCGGGCAACTCACAAGGATGGGATTTCGTCGTCGTGCGCGAGCTGCCCCTGCGTCATGAGCTGGCGGGCATGCTTTGCGAAGGGGTCAGGCCGCTGCTGCCCCCCGCTTCTGCCGTTTCGGATCCTTCCAAGCGGCGACTTCTCGAATCCGCGCATCACCTCGTCGATCATGCGCTCGATGTTCCGGTCTGGGTGCTCGTCTGCGGGCGTCCGGTCTATCCCGCGTCCGCGCCGAGCGTGGACTGGATCGCATCGGCCGTCTATCCGGCGGCGCAGAACATCCTGATCGCCGCGCGGGGCCTCGGGCTCGGCGCCACGTTCACCACCTGGCACATGCCGTCGGAGGCCGCCGTCCGAAGTCTTCTCGCGATACCGGACGATGCGCGCATTGCAGTCACGATCCCGATCGGCTGGCCGGCCCGTGCCTTCGGGCCGGTGCGCCGCAAGCCGCTCGACGATGTCGCGCACTGGGAGCGCTGGTAG
- a CDS encoding response regulator produces MSRDSKAITVLMADDDEDDRLLARDAFRECGLEIDLRFVENGEELLEYLHGHGRWTSCPTPSLIILDLNMPRMDGRQALAAIKEHPALRRIPVIVITTSKAEEDVLRSYDLGVSSFISKPGSYESLLALIRTLSNYWFKTVRLPGHTPVR; encoded by the coding sequence TTGTCGCGCGACAGCAAAGCGATCACCGTGCTCATGGCCGATGACGATGAAGACGATCGTCTGCTGGCCCGTGATGCGTTCCGGGAATGCGGGCTCGAGATCGACCTGCGGTTCGTCGAGAACGGAGAGGAGCTGCTCGAATACCTGCACGGCCATGGGCGCTGGACGAGCTGCCCGACGCCGTCGCTGATCATCCTCGACCTGAACATGCCGCGCATGGACGGACGCCAGGCGCTCGCAGCGATCAAGGAACACCCCGCACTGCGAAGGATTCCGGTCATCGTGATCACGACCTCCAAGGCCGAGGAGGACGTGCTTCGCAGCTACGACCTCGGCGTGAGCTCGTTCATCAGCAAACCCGGCAGCTACGAGTCGCTGCTCGCGCTCATCCGCACGCTTTCGAACTACTGGTTCAAGACGGTAAGGCTTCCCGGACACACGCCGGTCAGGTGA
- a CDS encoding ATP-binding protein, producing the protein MSSGGGLTAEPIRILLVEDDEDDAFLLQRALTKAAPGQFEISRVGTLDAARRTLISSPFHVVLSDLSLPDSRGFDTFEKIHEADPEVAIVVLTGNDDERLAVRALNEGAQDYLVKGKADGQSLVRSMRYAIERNRSRRLERDNTALEGEIRARKLAQERLERVAAQLEASNRELQQFASVASHDLQEPLRKIVVFGDRLRQRFDGQLGDQGNDYIERMMNAAGRMQTLIDDLLEFSRVVTRARPFVPVDLGEVVREVLGDLEVLIESKGAVVDVGPMPTLQADPTQFRQVFQNLIANAMKFQGDGAVPHVVIRAEPATCAGSPGWKLTVKDNGIGFEQQHAERIFAPFQRLHGRSEFGGSGIGLAIVRRIVERHSGTILAESSPGHGAMFTILMPAEGDAAVTAA; encoded by the coding sequence ATGAGCTCAGGGGGAGGTCTGACAGCAGAACCGATTCGCATCCTCCTCGTCGAAGACGACGAGGACGATGCCTTCCTGCTGCAGCGCGCGCTGACCAAAGCGGCGCCCGGGCAATTCGAGATTTCCCGCGTCGGCACGCTCGACGCCGCTCGCAGGACGCTGATTTCATCGCCGTTCCACGTCGTCCTGTCGGATCTGTCGCTGCCCGACAGCCGCGGCTTCGATACCTTCGAGAAAATCCACGAAGCCGATCCGGAGGTAGCGATCGTCGTGCTGACCGGAAACGACGACGAACGCCTCGCCGTGCGCGCGCTCAACGAAGGCGCGCAGGACTACCTCGTCAAAGGCAAGGCCGACGGACAGTCGCTGGTCCGGTCGATGCGCTATGCGATCGAGCGAAACCGCAGCCGCCGCCTCGAGCGCGACAACACGGCGCTCGAAGGCGAGATCCGGGCACGCAAGCTCGCCCAGGAACGCCTCGAGCGCGTAGCGGCGCAGCTCGAGGCCAGCAACCGCGAGCTGCAGCAGTTCGCGTCGGTCGCCAGCCACGACCTGCAGGAGCCGCTTCGCAAGATCGTCGTGTTCGGCGACCGGCTGCGGCAACGGTTCGACGGGCAGCTCGGCGACCAGGGCAACGACTACATCGAGCGCATGATGAACGCCGCCGGACGCATGCAGACGCTGATCGACGACCTTCTCGAGTTCTCGCGTGTGGTCACGCGTGCGAGGCCGTTCGTGCCGGTCGATCTCGGCGAAGTCGTGCGCGAGGTGCTCGGCGATCTCGAGGTGCTGATCGAAAGCAAGGGCGCCGTCGTCGACGTCGGCCCGATGCCGACACTGCAGGCCGACCCGACGCAGTTCCGGCAGGTCTTCCAGAACCTGATTGCCAACGCGATGAAGTTCCAGGGCGACGGTGCGGTGCCGCACGTCGTGATCCGTGCCGAGCCGGCAACATGCGCAGGCTCTCCGGGCTGGAAGCTGACTGTCAAGGACAATGGCATCGGATTCGAGCAGCAGCATGCCGAGCGGATTTTTGCGCCGTTCCAGCGCCTGCACGGACGCAGCGAGTTCGGAGGATCGGGCATCGGACTGGCGATCGTGCGTCGAATCGTCGAGCGCCACAGCGGCACGATCCTGGCCGAAAGCTCTCCCGGACACGGCGCGATGTTTACGATCCTGATGCCCGCCGAAGGCGATGCGGCAGTGACCGCCGCCTGA